The Neobacillus sp. PS3-34 genome has a window encoding:
- a CDS encoding DUF1836 domain-containing protein, whose product MPDLNDTLEMLGLDNQLTLEDIPDIDLYMDQVIQLFEKKFSSSRRNEQEKVLTKTMINNYAKGKLFFPIKNKKYSKEHLILISLIYQLKGALSINDIKATLDGLSKKTAEGDIDLDTFYNSYLHLSNKNGERFKQDLHHRAKEATEEIGEINDSEYLEKTLLIASLVDISNLYRRAAEKLIDEITESKENKIK is encoded by the coding sequence ATGCCCGATTTAAATGATACACTCGAAATGCTTGGCCTGGATAATCAGCTGACTCTGGAGGATATACCGGATATCGATTTGTATATGGATCAAGTCATCCAGCTGTTTGAAAAAAAATTCAGCAGCTCGCGACGGAATGAGCAGGAAAAAGTTCTGACTAAGACAATGATTAATAACTATGCGAAGGGGAAGCTGTTTTTCCCAATCAAAAATAAAAAATATTCGAAAGAACATCTCATTTTGATCAGCCTAATTTATCAGCTAAAAGGTGCTCTCTCCATTAATGATATAAAGGCTACCCTTGACGGATTGAGTAAAAAAACAGCTGAAGGAGATATCGATTTAGATACTTTTTATAACAGCTATCTTCACCTTAGTAACAAAAACGGAGAGCGATTTAAACAAGACCTGCACCACCGTGCGAAAGAGGCAACGGAAGAGATAGGAGAAATTAATGACTCGGAGTACTTGGAGAAGACCCTTTTAATTGCATCGCTCGTGGACATCAGCAATTTATATAGAAGAGCGGCGGAAAAACTGATCGATGAGATAACGGAATCAAAAGAAAACAAAATAAAGTGA
- a CDS encoding DUF3892 domain-containing protein: METNDFEKIYKEYKQQGEQQAKMDGQQTAADGKEGFIAVKKNDDGDIIAFKTNTGRELDYLTALEETKAGKISHVDVFHKYGRDIIRSEPDGIKENNLDELPEF, translated from the coding sequence ATGGAAACAAATGATTTTGAAAAAATTTATAAAGAATACAAGCAGCAGGGGGAGCAGCAAGCCAAAATGGACGGGCAGCAAACAGCTGCAGACGGGAAAGAAGGATTTATCGCAGTCAAAAAGAATGACGACGGGGATATTATCGCGTTTAAAACGAATACCGGAAGAGAGCTTGATTATTTAACTGCTTTGGAAGAAACAAAGGCAGGGAAAATTTCTCATGTGGATGTATTCCATAAGTATGGGCGGGACATCATCCGGAGCGAACCGGATGGAATTAAAGAAAACAATCTGGATGAATTGCCTGAGTTTTAG
- a CDS encoding NAD-dependent epimerase/dehydratase family protein, with the protein MEPTTVLVTGGTGYVASWLVKDLLGEGHDVRITVRDKDKKDKYQHLLDIEKQTPGTLTVYEADLLKEGSFDEAANGCDYVFHTASPFYISGIKDAENELVKPAKEGTRNVLSAVNKSDSVKRVVLTSSVVSIFGDNRDMAEKKEFTEADWNTTSSAEHQPYSFSKTVAEKEAWEIAQAQNRWDLVTINPGFILRHPSQSGQIQRVFQPSVPF; encoded by the coding sequence ATGGAGCCAACAACCGTTTTGGTGACAGGAGGAACAGGATATGTAGCTTCCTGGCTGGTGAAGGATCTTTTAGGAGAAGGTCATGACGTAAGAATTACGGTTCGGGATAAAGACAAAAAGGATAAGTATCAGCATCTTTTGGATATTGAAAAACAAACACCTGGAACTCTTACAGTCTATGAGGCTGATCTGCTAAAGGAAGGCAGCTTTGATGAAGCTGCGAATGGCTGCGATTATGTTTTTCATACTGCGTCCCCTTTCTATATTAGCGGGATTAAGGATGCGGAGAATGAACTCGTTAAACCCGCAAAAGAGGGTACACGGAATGTACTGTCTGCAGTAAATAAGTCCGATTCAGTCAAGAGAGTAGTCTTAACGAGCAGCGTTGTATCCATCTTTGGCGATAATAGGGATATGGCAGAAAAAAAAGAATTCACTGAAGCAGATTGGAATACCACTAGTTCAGCAGAGCATCAGCCTTATAGTTTTTCGAAAACCGTGGCTGAGAAAGAAGCCTGGGAAATAGCACAGGCACAGAACCGATGGGATTTAGTAACGATTAATCCCGGATTTATTTTACGCCATCCATCGCAAAGCGGACAGATTCAACGAGTATTTCAACCATCCGTTCCTTTTTAA
- the leuD gene encoding 3-isopropylmalate dehydratase small subunit, with amino-acid sequence MEPIRIHKGLVYPLNRANIDTDQIIPKQFLKRIERQGFGQFLFYHWRFDDEGVPRNDFSLNNSKYEGASILVAGDNFGCGSSREHAPWAIQDFGFRIVIAPSFADIFKNNCVKNEILPIQLGEDHVQEIMKLAESDHYSITINLEKQLIFDDQGFEVHFDISAYSREMLMNGWDDIAITMGYEKEISQFEHTHN; translated from the coding sequence ATGGAACCGATACGCATTCATAAAGGCCTCGTCTATCCCTTAAACAGGGCCAATATCGATACAGACCAAATCATCCCAAAACAATTTCTTAAAAGAATCGAGCGTCAGGGTTTCGGACAATTTCTTTTTTACCATTGGCGTTTTGATGATGAGGGAGTGCCACGAAATGACTTTTCGTTAAACAATTCAAAATACGAGGGCGCATCCATCCTGGTTGCCGGAGATAACTTTGGCTGCGGCTCTTCCCGCGAACATGCACCTTGGGCCATTCAGGATTTTGGCTTCAGAATCGTCATCGCACCTAGCTTTGCTGATATTTTTAAAAACAATTGCGTCAAGAACGAGATCCTTCCTATCCAATTAGGAGAGGACCATGTTCAAGAGATAATGAAGCTGGCGGAATCCGATCACTATTCAATAACAATAAACCTTGAAAAACAGCTAATTTTCGATGATCAAGGCTTTGAGGTACATTTTGATATTTCTGCTTATTCCAGGGAAATGTTAATGAACGGCTGGGATGATATTGCTATAACCATGGGCTATGAAAAGGAAATCAGCCAATTTGAACATACACATAATTAG
- the pepT gene encoding peptidase T produces MKNEIIERFTSYVKVDTQSDDNSETCPSTPGQLTLARNLVEELKAIGMEEVTMDENGYVMATLPSNTDKDVPVIGFLAHVDTATDFTGKNVNPQIVENYDGNDITLNESLHIIMKTKDFPQLPEYKGHTLITTDGTTLLGADNKAGIAEIMTAMAFLIKHPEIKHGKIRVAFTPDEEIGRGPHKFDVEAFNAKYAYTMDGGPLGELEFESFNAASAKISIKGSNIHPGTAKNKMVNSAKIAMELNSLLPAEEAPEHTEGYEGFFHLISFNGDVENTSLYYIIRDFDKNNFESRKTKIASIVEELKQKYGESSITLELKDSYYNMREKIEPVKFIVDLAHEAMEKLEIKPIIKPIRGGTDGSQLSYMGLPTPNIFTGGENYHGKYEFISVDNMIKAVNVIVEVVKLFEERA; encoded by the coding sequence TTGAAAAACGAAATCATTGAACGATTTACTTCCTATGTAAAAGTGGACACACAGTCCGATGATAACAGTGAAACATGCCCTTCAACACCGGGGCAGCTTACCCTTGCTCGCAATTTAGTTGAAGAATTAAAGGCAATCGGTATGGAAGAAGTAACAATGGATGAAAACGGCTATGTAATGGCCACACTTCCTTCCAATACGGACAAAGACGTACCGGTGATCGGCTTTTTAGCCCATGTCGATACGGCAACTGACTTCACTGGTAAAAATGTAAATCCGCAAATTGTTGAGAACTATGATGGAAATGACATCACGTTAAATGAATCCCTACATATCATCATGAAAACAAAGGATTTCCCACAGCTGCCTGAATATAAAGGCCACACACTGATTACAACAGATGGCACGACCCTTCTTGGCGCAGATAACAAAGCCGGAATTGCCGAAATCATGACAGCGATGGCTTTTTTGATAAAGCATCCTGAAATCAAGCACGGAAAAATTAGAGTCGCTTTTACCCCGGATGAGGAAATTGGCAGAGGACCCCATAAATTCGATGTGGAGGCGTTTAATGCCAAGTATGCCTATACGATGGATGGCGGCCCGCTTGGAGAATTGGAATTCGAAAGCTTTAATGCAGCCTCGGCTAAAATTTCGATTAAAGGGTCAAACATCCATCCTGGAACAGCCAAAAATAAAATGGTGAACTCAGCTAAAATCGCAATGGAATTAAACAGCCTGCTTCCTGCAGAAGAAGCTCCCGAACATACGGAAGGCTATGAAGGCTTCTTTCACCTCATTTCTTTTAATGGCGACGTAGAGAATACGAGTCTGTACTATATCATCAGGGATTTTGATAAAAATAATTTCGAGTCGCGCAAAACAAAGATTGCATCGATTGTGGAAGAACTTAAGCAAAAATATGGAGAGAGCAGCATCACATTGGAGCTGAAGGATTCCTATTACAATATGCGTGAGAAAATCGAGCCGGTTAAGTTTATTGTCGACCTTGCTCATGAAGCAATGGAAAAGCTTGAAATCAAGCCCATCATTAAACCGATCCGCGGCGGTACGGACGGTTCCCAGCTTTCCTACATGGGACTCCCAACACCGAATATTTTCACTGGCGGTGAAAACTACCACGGAAAATATGAATTCATCTCAGTAGATAACATGATTAAAGCGGTTAACGTAATTGTAGAAGTCGTTAAGCTTTTTGAAGAAAGAGCGTAA
- the ilvE gene encoding branched-chain-amino-acid transaminase → MSTQWIFLSGKFVKKEEAVVSVYDHGFLYGDGVFEGIRVYSGNVFKLEAHLKRLYESAQSIMLSIPYTKEELVQIIVDTVTKNELQSAYIRVVVSRGPGNLGLDPASCSNPRVIVIAEPLAIYPKELYQRGIKIASVASRRNRPDVLSPQIKSLNYLNNILVKLEANQAGVQEALMLNDQGYVTEGSSDNIFIVKNGSILTPPVYLGALEGITRNAIIEIAKEKGYELKETPFTRHDVYVADEVFLTGTAVEVIPVIEVDGRKINEGIPGNITLHMLEEFQRLVKLDGVACYTSETQTA, encoded by the coding sequence ATGAGCACTCAATGGATTTTTCTTAGCGGTAAATTCGTTAAGAAGGAAGAAGCGGTTGTTTCAGTTTACGATCACGGTTTTTTGTATGGAGACGGTGTATTTGAAGGCATTCGGGTTTACAGCGGTAACGTTTTTAAACTTGAAGCTCATCTAAAAAGGCTGTATGAGTCGGCTCAATCCATCATGCTGAGTATTCCATACACAAAAGAGGAACTAGTTCAAATCATCGTTGACACAGTCACTAAAAACGAGCTGCAAAGTGCTTACATTCGGGTTGTGGTTTCACGGGGACCTGGAAACCTTGGCCTTGATCCTGCCTCCTGCTCCAATCCCCGCGTTATTGTAATTGCGGAACCACTGGCAATCTATCCGAAAGAGCTATATCAGCGCGGCATAAAGATCGCTTCCGTCGCAAGCAGGAGAAATAGGCCAGATGTCCTTAGCCCGCAAATCAAATCGTTAAACTATTTAAATAACATTCTCGTAAAACTCGAAGCCAATCAGGCAGGTGTACAAGAAGCTTTAATGCTGAATGACCAGGGCTATGTAACCGAAGGTTCTTCCGATAATATTTTCATTGTAAAAAATGGATCTATTCTTACCCCGCCTGTCTATCTGGGCGCATTGGAAGGAATTACGAGAAATGCAATTATCGAGATTGCGAAAGAAAAAGGCTATGAATTAAAAGAAACTCCTTTTACGAGGCATGATGTGTATGTGGCAGACGAGGTTTTCCTAACCGGCACTGCTGTTGAAGTTATTCCTGTAATTGAAGTGGATGGCAGAAAAATAAATGAAGGGATACCCGGAAATATCACTCTCCATATGCTGGAGGAATTCCAACGTCTAGTTAAGTTGGACGGGGTAGCCTGCTATACTTCAGAAACCCAAACTGCATAA
- a CDS encoding GNAT family protein, with amino-acid sequence MEIEDIYGDLPILETERLILRKVESKDLEDMFYYCSKKEVSKYVTWDTHQTLSDTKEFLGFVLNQYLNGKVAPWAIEYKENRKMIGTIDFVTWQPKHNSAEMGYVISPDYWDKGITTEATKELIRFGFEKMDLVRIQARCFTENIGSARVMEKAGMTFEGILRKGMKIKGKHWDLKMYSILKEEFVQIPAGALENEVKG; translated from the coding sequence ATGGAGATTGAAGATATTTATGGGGATCTGCCAATATTGGAAACAGAGCGACTCATTTTAAGGAAAGTGGAAAGTAAAGACCTGGAGGATATGTTTTACTATTGCTCCAAAAAAGAGGTTTCTAAATATGTAACATGGGATACGCACCAAACTCTATCAGATACTAAAGAATTTTTGGGTTTTGTCCTAAATCAATATTTGAATGGAAAAGTAGCTCCGTGGGCGATTGAGTATAAAGAGAATCGTAAAATGATTGGTACGATTGATTTTGTTACATGGCAGCCCAAGCATAATAGTGCAGAGATGGGATATGTGATTTCACCGGATTATTGGGATAAAGGCATTACCACCGAGGCCACAAAAGAGCTGATTCGTTTTGGCTTTGAAAAAATGGACCTCGTCCGTATCCAGGCACGCTGTTTCACCGAAAATATCGGTTCTGCACGGGTAATGGAAAAGGCAGGCATGACATTTGAGGGGATTTTAAGGAAAGGAATGAAGATCAAGGGCAAACACTGGGATCTGAAAATGTATTCCATTTTAAAAGAGGAATTCGTACAAATTCCTGCCGGAGCTTTAGAGAATGAAGTAAAAGGATAA
- a CDS encoding 2-isopropylmalate synthase has translation MVHVNIFDTTLRDGEQSPGVNLNQLEKLEIARQLERFGVDIMEAGFPASSQGDFEAVRSIARTIKNVSVTGLARATKSDIDIAWEALKEASEPRLHIFLATSPIHMTYKLKKTPEEVTQTAVSMVSYAKRKFPHVEWSAEDASRSDLDFLVRIIEKVIDAGATVINLPDTVGYTTPEEYGRIFRYVKENVPNIHKVTLSGHCHDDLGLAVANSLAAIENGATQIEGTINGIGERAGNAALEEFAVALNIRKDKYPFTTNLVLKEIKRTSDLVSRFTGMPVSPNKAIIGKNAFAHESGIHQDGVLKHPSTYEIITPELVGIQSNQLVLGKHSGSHAFKDKIEQLGFQLSQEKLSDAFMAFKQLTDKKKEVTDEDLFTILTDIQTAFSDVKKYELQAFQVQYGSANLPTATVALTTPEGIRVETARTGEGSVEALFNTLEALIKEEIHLTSFHLSSVAQGRDALAEVHVNMTVNGTPVRGRGSAQDVLEASAKAFLNAVNRVFFNVKAIQKEKALI, from the coding sequence ATGGTTCACGTTAATATCTTTGATACGACACTTCGAGATGGCGAACAGTCCCCGGGCGTGAATTTAAACCAGCTTGAAAAGCTTGAAATTGCCAGACAGCTTGAGCGTTTTGGAGTAGATATCATGGAAGCCGGATTTCCTGCTTCCTCCCAGGGCGACTTTGAAGCGGTAAGAAGTATTGCCCGCACCATTAAAAATGTTTCGGTAACAGGGCTTGCAAGAGCAACGAAGTCTGACATCGATATCGCCTGGGAGGCTCTGAAAGAGGCAAGTGAACCTAGGCTGCATATTTTTCTGGCTACCTCCCCTATCCATATGACCTATAAGCTCAAAAAAACACCTGAGGAGGTAACCCAAACAGCAGTCAGCATGGTTTCTTACGCAAAAAGGAAATTTCCCCATGTCGAATGGTCGGCAGAGGATGCATCACGTTCCGATCTTGATTTTCTGGTAAGAATCATTGAAAAAGTCATCGATGCAGGAGCTACCGTCATCAACCTTCCAGATACCGTTGGATATACCACTCCGGAGGAATACGGACGGATATTCCGCTATGTTAAAGAAAATGTCCCCAATATTCATAAGGTAACATTGTCAGGCCATTGCCACGATGATTTGGGGCTGGCAGTAGCGAATTCTCTTGCCGCTATCGAAAACGGCGCTACGCAGATCGAGGGGACAATTAATGGAATTGGAGAACGGGCAGGCAATGCGGCCCTGGAAGAATTTGCGGTTGCCCTAAATATCCGAAAAGATAAATACCCTTTTACAACCAATCTTGTTTTAAAGGAAATTAAACGCACAAGTGATCTTGTGAGCAGATTCACTGGAATGCCAGTTTCTCCAAACAAAGCAATAATCGGAAAAAACGCATTTGCCCATGAGTCAGGCATCCACCAGGATGGCGTATTAAAGCATCCTTCCACCTATGAAATTATTACTCCTGAACTAGTAGGCATCCAGTCGAATCAATTAGTTCTTGGCAAACATTCCGGCAGCCATGCTTTTAAAGATAAAATTGAACAGCTCGGATTTCAATTATCACAAGAAAAGCTTTCTGATGCCTTCATGGCTTTTAAACAGCTAACTGATAAAAAGAAAGAAGTAACCGACGAAGATTTATTCACCATCCTGACCGACATACAAACTGCTTTTTCAGATGTGAAAAAATACGAACTTCAGGCTTTCCAGGTTCAATATGGATCTGCAAATCTTCCAACGGCAACCGTTGCCCTAACTACGCCTGAGGGAATCCGTGTTGAAACGGCAAGAACGGGCGAAGGCAGTGTGGAAGCTCTTTTTAATACCCTGGAAGCACTGATAAAGGAAGAAATTCATTTAACTAGTTTTCATTTAAGCTCCGTTGCGCAGGGGCGTGATGCGCTGGCCGAGGTACACGTAAATATGACCGTAAATGGAACACCAGTAAGAGGGCGAGGATCCGCCCAGGATGTACTGGAAGCTTCGGCAAAAGCCTTCTTGAACGCAGTTAATCGTGTGTTTTTTAATGTGAAAGCAATCCAGAAAGAAAAAGCTTTGATTTAA
- a CDS encoding DEAD/DEAH box helicase: protein MPDFVSLGISDLYVNLLKENGIAVPTPIQEQAIPLVMEGKDVIAQAQTGTGKTFAFVLPILEKIDPNADHIQALIVTPTRELALQITSEINRFLEHREDIKVLAVYGGQDVDKQLKKLKRNIQIVVGTPGRLLDHIRRETIDLSSISFLVLDEADQMLHIGFLNEVETIIMETPYERQTLLFSATIPDEIRSLGKRHLREPVNIQVQKTQSPAVTVKQAALYTTDRAKQEELMKLIEEHRPFLAVIFCRTKRRVSKLYEGLRANGYKCDELHGDLSQGKRERVMESFRKAEIQLLIATDVAARGLDVEGVTHVFNYDIPEDAESYIHRIGRTGRAGSEGLAITLYAAKDKDALESIETDLNIKIKKEKSESITDSDDRTSKGTREQRSESRGGKGRREISRDARGEKRGMAGHARPNKEEKHRRPGQSGASEGEQHRRQRQFGAREEGNRNQPGNRFGDDNSRNKGSRQMPEIKTESQGRGRFPKDRRPSSTWEDRSPKEERGSRGSRPLKDERGQRYRQVKRRTPRKRRQAFIKGTAGECTTAFRKYKRHLGYNT from the coding sequence TTGCCTGATTTTGTATCGTTAGGAATATCGGATTTATATGTCAATTTATTAAAAGAAAATGGAATTGCAGTCCCCACACCCATCCAGGAGCAGGCAATCCCTCTTGTAATGGAAGGGAAGGATGTCATTGCCCAGGCACAGACTGGAACAGGGAAGACATTTGCCTTTGTATTGCCGATTCTAGAAAAAATAGACCCAAATGCGGACCATATTCAGGCTCTTATCGTGACTCCGACAAGAGAGCTTGCACTGCAAATAACAAGTGAAATAAACAGATTCCTTGAACATAGAGAAGATATAAAGGTCTTAGCCGTTTACGGGGGCCAGGATGTGGATAAACAGCTGAAGAAGCTGAAGAGAAATATTCAAATCGTGGTCGGGACGCCTGGACGGTTATTGGACCATATTCGCCGGGAAACGATTGATCTTTCAAGTATTTCGTTCCTTGTATTGGACGAAGCAGACCAAATGCTTCACATTGGATTTCTCAATGAAGTAGAAACGATCATTATGGAAACGCCATATGAAAGGCAAACATTACTGTTTTCTGCAACTATTCCAGATGAAATCCGAAGTCTGGGAAAGAGGCATCTGCGTGAACCCGTAAACATTCAGGTTCAAAAGACACAGTCACCTGCTGTGACTGTTAAGCAAGCAGCTCTTTATACGACTGACAGGGCAAAACAGGAAGAATTGATGAAATTAATTGAAGAACATCGCCCCTTCCTGGCTGTTATTTTTTGCCGGACAAAGCGGCGGGTGAGCAAGCTTTACGAAGGATTGAGAGCTAATGGGTATAAATGTGACGAACTGCATGGCGATTTGTCCCAGGGGAAAAGGGAGCGGGTGATGGAGAGCTTCCGCAAAGCCGAAATTCAGCTGCTGATTGCAACCGATGTGGCTGCAAGAGGCTTGGATGTTGAAGGAGTAACGCATGTATTTAACTATGATATTCCTGAGGACGCAGAAAGCTATATCCACCGGATCGGCCGGACAGGAAGGGCAGGCAGCGAAGGGCTCGCAATCACGCTCTATGCGGCGAAGGATAAGGATGCACTAGAATCGATTGAAACAGACTTAAATATTAAAATAAAAAAAGAAAAAAGCGAATCAATTACTGATTCTGATGATCGGACCAGTAAAGGTACTCGTGAGCAGCGGTCGGAAAGCAGAGGCGGGAAAGGCCGCAGGGAAATATCAAGGGATGCCAGAGGAGAAAAACGTGGCATGGCGGGACACGCCAGACCTAATAAGGAAGAAAAGCATAGGCGTCCTGGACAATCTGGAGCCAGTGAAGGTGAACAACACAGACGTCAGAGGCAATTTGGAGCCCGAGAAGAAGGAAATCGAAATCAGCCAGGTAACCGATTTGGGGATGATAATTCCAGAAATAAAGGTTCCCGGCAAATGCCAGAAATTAAAACTGAAAGTCAAGGCAGAGGCAGGTTTCCCAAAGACAGAAGGCCAAGCTCAACATGGGAGGACCGTTCTCCAAAAGAAGAGCGGGGATCAAGGGGAAGCCGTCCATTAAAGGATGAACGTGGCCAAAGGTACCGGCAAGTCAAACGGCGGACGCCCCGAAAGAGAAGGCAGGCCTTCATCAAAGGAACGGCAGGTGAATGCACAACGGCGTTCAGAAAATACAAGAGACACTTGGGATACAACACCTAA
- a CDS encoding alpha/beta hydrolase, translating into MSDRKSKYIMVEGKEIHFSEWGNPTNPTIICVHGLTRNGRDFDILASELSKSYYVICPDILGRGLSQWSSLPDEEYCFEFYEKLIVGLINGLGVKKLSWIGTSMGGAIGIRAAGGTLKSQITHLFINDIGAGPTEEALKNAATSPSEGVQAILTYTANPPKFETMSQLMNYYQQIYKAFGITHEEEWITFTEGSARRTDNGSFTPDYDPNIVKQFNHATDLLLWNQWDEISAKVTVLRGELSDILPLDTVEEMTKRGPEFKLHEITGVGHAPGLNTPEQIGLIKQFLEEI; encoded by the coding sequence ATGTCTGATCGAAAATCGAAATACATAATGGTTGAAGGAAAAGAAATTCACTTTTCAGAGTGGGGCAATCCAACCAATCCAACGATTATTTGCGTGCACGGCTTAACCAGAAATGGAAGGGACTTTGACATATTGGCAAGTGAACTATCAAAATCGTATTATGTGATTTGCCCTGATATACTCGGTCGAGGGTTAAGCCAATGGAGCAGCCTTCCAGATGAGGAGTATTGCTTTGAATTTTATGAAAAGCTGATTGTTGGACTAATTAACGGGCTTGGAGTTAAAAAATTATCTTGGATAGGGACATCAATGGGTGGTGCAATTGGAATACGGGCTGCTGGGGGAACATTAAAGAGCCAAATCACTCACTTGTTTATTAACGATATCGGAGCTGGTCCGACGGAAGAAGCTTTAAAAAATGCGGCCACTTCGCCTTCTGAAGGCGTTCAAGCGATCCTGACTTACACTGCCAATCCTCCAAAATTCGAAACAATGAGTCAATTAATGAATTATTATCAGCAAATCTATAAAGCTTTTGGAATTACACATGAAGAAGAATGGATTACATTCACAGAAGGCTCAGCGCGCAGAACAGACAACGGGAGTTTCACCCCAGACTATGACCCAAACATCGTAAAGCAATTTAACCATGCCACTGATTTGCTGTTGTGGAATCAATGGGATGAAATCTCCGCAAAAGTTACGGTCTTAAGAGGGGAATTGTCGGATATTTTACCTTTAGATACAGTCGAAGAAATGACAAAGCGAGGACCTGAATTTAAACTACATGAAATAACAGGTGTCGGACACGCACCCGGGTTAAATACACCGGAACAAATAGGATTAATTAAACAATTCTTAGAAGAAATATAA
- a CDS encoding PAS domain S-box protein translates to MKKKTLLLLYFIFSIIWITGTNQLLQHFTPSPMIELIGHLKELFYVAVTGCFIYITLKRTEERNAAKIEEERLSTLINSMVDFVNFKDGEGRWIQANEFGLKLFQIEHVDYKGKKDSELAEYSTYYAEALRYCETSDEEAWLNGTITRVEETIPLPDGGMKTFDAIKVPLFNPDGSRQGLVIMGRDITERKHVEKLLAESQQQYKSLFDHSPDIVYLIDIEGNITNLNPQFKTITGYNADDYIGKNVIDILPQRYKESICNFFKTVITEIKPQMSELKIKNNNGDDIILECTSLPIIVNGKRAGIIGYGKDITQLRKAEERLRMTEKLSVVGELSASVAHEIRNPLTSLIGFVQLMRKEDDKHEFYYKIMLEELNRINHIVGELLLLAKPQQINFTIADIQAILYDVVSLLKTEANLHNIQIDLLFQEKTSLIECEPNQLKQLFINIIKNAVEASDGGESVSISLDYKDNEKASILIKDNGSGMSKDRLEKIGEPFYSSKEKGTGLGLTVSSKIVQQHNGCMTFKSEINEGTEVMIELPVKNSPGLVTEKETSVH, encoded by the coding sequence CCAATGATTGAGCTTATCGGGCACTTAAAGGAACTCTTTTATGTGGCGGTTACAGGTTGTTTCATTTACATTACGCTTAAAAGAACTGAGGAACGAAATGCGGCAAAAATCGAAGAAGAACGTTTGTCTACCCTGATTAATTCGATGGTCGACTTTGTTAATTTTAAAGACGGGGAAGGTCGCTGGATTCAGGCAAACGAATTTGGTTTGAAGCTATTTCAAATAGAGCATGTTGATTATAAGGGTAAGAAAGACTCGGAGCTGGCCGAGTATTCAACTTACTATGCGGAAGCACTCCGTTATTGCGAAACGTCGGATGAGGAAGCGTGGCTTAATGGAACGATCACCAGGGTAGAAGAAACCATTCCTCTCCCAGATGGAGGAATGAAAACCTTTGATGCTATTAAGGTTCCTCTTTTTAATCCGGACGGCAGCAGGCAGGGGCTGGTCATCATGGGAAGGGATATTACCGAACGGAAACATGTAGAAAAACTGCTCGCTGAAAGCCAGCAGCAATATAAATCGCTCTTTGACCATAGTCCTGATATTGTTTACTTAATTGATATCGAAGGTAATATCACTAATTTAAACCCACAATTTAAAACAATAACAGGCTATAATGCTGATGATTATATTGGAAAAAATGTTATTGATATTTTGCCTCAGCGTTATAAAGAATCTATATGCAATTTTTTTAAAACAGTGATTACGGAGATAAAACCTCAGATGTCGGAACTTAAAATTAAAAACAACAATGGTGATGACATCATTCTGGAGTGTACTTCCCTTCCTATCATAGTAAACGGGAAAAGAGCAGGAATTATTGGGTATGGAAAAGACATCACCCAACTCAGGAAGGCCGAAGAGCGTCTAAGAATGACAGAAAAACTATCTGTCGTAGGAGAACTGTCAGCTAGCGTAGCCCATGAAATCCGAAATCCGCTAACATCATTGATTGGTTTTGTTCAGCTAATGAGAAAGGAAGACGATAAGCACGAGTTTTACTACAAAATCATGCTTGAAGAATTAAATCGAATCAATCATATTGTCGGAGAACTGCTGCTATTGGCTAAACCACAGCAAATTAATTTTACTATAGCGGATATTCAAGCGATTTTATATGACGTTGTGTCTCTGTTAAAAACAGAAGCCAACCTTCATAATATTCAGATTGATCTTTTGTTCCAGGAAAAAACATCATTAATCGAGTGTGAACCAAATCAACTGAAGCAATTATTTATTAATATTATCAAAAATGCTGTAGAAGCTTCTGATGGCGGTGAATCTGTTTCCATTTCGCTTGATTACAAAGATAATGAAAAAGCTTCTATCTTAATAAAAGATAACGGCAGTGGCATGTCAAAGGATAGATTGGAAAAAATCGGCGAACCTTTCTATTCCTCAAAGGAAAAAGGAACTGGTTTAGGCTTGACCGTCAGTTCAAAAATTGTCCAGCAGCATAATGGATGCATGACTTTTAAGAGTGAAATTAACGAGGGTACAGAGGTTATGATAGAATTGCCGGTTAAAAATAGTCCTGGTTTGGTAACCGAAAAGGAAACATCTGTCCATTAA